One window of the Colletotrichum destructivum chromosome 6, complete sequence genome contains the following:
- a CDS encoding uncharacterized protein (Putative zn(2)Cys(6) fungal-type DNA-binding domain, transcription factor domain, fungi): protein MTRDRHASRASFACVRCKKDKRRCDISQILSAGDRPEQSCTACRNKNEKCEVRYGEDKRSQRQPNETKVLQRRMQALEEFVKTVAKADGKVPAPSKDNIDADCVLEQAQQAFDDFQRSRIRAFPSPVSSSSPNAHMTTISISPPEEQQCWTSTTHDEPTTVSLRSVSFSGQNRPKVDGLTPNSLRSSSFSAPSRPDFDMISDDFPAALDETASPSSMHDFDQFLGSASLFPYSEGAGNATNMKPGVCHSEKEASLRSRMALETFPEPEPIVTYLLDLFWQWQSSYLLVVDRDLFLRHRQIWDESDGHGDRDFYSPCLLYALLALASMISLDRGVTRYSASPDGVAGEGFAKRARALLDLELDHPKITTVQAALVLGCRYGSMKDNSLGWMYSGIAFRMASKLGLHLDQTKAVASGQMTSEMAELRRRVFWGCHIEDNLFSAYCGRPNSFMEWDITVAVPDRPLEYFAQDKSDLSPALLHATSTLSVLCSKVLVGIHRQRSQSIAGGLRSKASQLHRELWKWRQDLPDALTWSCDRNVNNSTQPQVFVLHMHFYFALILLHRPFLRFPRDSNDSRNNNVEPSQSSTTCATAAANITKLLSNYKRSYNIRQLPPSAVHFIFIAGSIHLVNLRSTRLESHNTLLQSSLEALSEIGKSYPVAQMAALELEGLTEKWKSSNMPETAKPIGGQRRLEEDIINVALDNDGKVDNSHALSNFLDVNFSPLKELDGYFDSWNSQQPTVDFDYGYVDLGQAGAERALDTSMGWMSHADFGGIEGGTYPWLYN from the exons ATGACCCGAGACCGACACGCAAGCCGCGCGAGCTTCGCATGCGTCCGCTGCAAAAAAGACAAGAGGAGATGCGACATTTCGCAAATCCTCAGCGCAGGAGACCGACCAGAGCAGTCATGCACGGCATGCCGCAACAAGAACGAAAAGTGCGAGGTCCGCTACGGCGAGGACAAGCGCAGCCAACGCCAGCCCAACGAGACCAAGGTCCTGCAGAGGCGGATGCAAGCACTCGAGGAGTTTGTGAAGACGGTTgccaaggccgacggcaAAGTCCCCGCGCCGTCCAAGGACAACATCGACGCCGACTGCGTGCTGGAGCAGGCACAGCAAGCCTTTGACGACTTCCAGAGGTCCAGGATACGCGCGTTTCCGAGTCCCGTAAGCTCGTCAAGTCCGAACGCGCACATGACGACGATTTCGATATCGCCCCCGGAAGAACAACAGTGCTGGACATCGACAACACACGACGAACCCACGACAGTCTCGCTTCGTTCCGTTTCGTTTTCGGGCCAGAACAGGCCAAAGGTTGACGGTCTGACGCCCAACTCGCTTCgttcctcgtccttctcggccccGAGCAGACCAGACTTCGACATGATTTCCGACGACTTTCCCGCGGCCTTGGACGAGACGGCCTCCCCAAGCAGCATGCACGATTTCGACCAGTTCTTGGGCTCGGCAAGTCTGTTCCCTTACTCCGAAGGCGCAGGGAACGCGACAAACATGAAACCGGGGGTTTGTCACTCGGAAAAGGAGGCGAGCTTGCGGTCGCGAATGGCCCTCGAGACGTTTCCCGAACCCGAGCCCATTGTGACCTACCTGCTAGACCTTTTCTGGCAATGGCAATCGTCTTATCTGCTGGTTGTCGACCGTGACCTGTTCCTCCGCCACAGACAGATATGGGATGAGAGTGACGGCCACGGCGATCGCGACTTTTACTCCCCATGCCTGTTGTACGCTCTACTTGCGCTCGCGTCCATGATCAGCCTCGACAGAGGGGTCACGCGATACTCTGCTTCGCCGGACGGCGTCGCTGGCGAGGGTTTCGCGAAGCGGGCGCGCGCATTGTTGGACCTGGAATTGGACCACCCCAAGATCACGACCGTCCAGGCCGCATTGGTTCTCGGCTGTCGTTATGGTTCCATGAAGGACAACTCTCTAGGGTGGATGTACAGCG GGATTGCATTCAGGATGGCCAGCAAGCTGGGGCTTCATCTCGACCAAACCAAGGCCGTGGCGTCTGGTCAGATGACATcggagatggccgagctcAGGCGTAGAGTCTTTTGGGGCTGCCACATCGAGGACAA CCTTTTCAGCGCGTATTGTGGAAGGCCAAACTCCTTCATGGAGTGGGATATCACTGTTGCTGTACCTGATCGCCCGCTGGAGTATTTCGCACAGGACAAGTCCGATTTGTCCCCAGCTCTGCTTCATGCCACTTCAACTCTCTCTGTGTTATGTTCCAAAGTACTGGTTGGCATACACCGGCAAAGGAGTCAGTCTATCGCCGGCGGGCTGAGATCCAAAGCCTCCCAGTTGCACAGGGAGCTTTGGAAATGGCGTCAAGATCTACCCGACGCCCTGACGTGGTCTTGCGACCGAAATGTCAATAACTCAACACAACCCCAGGTGTTCGTCTTGCA CATGCATTTTTACTTTGCTCTCATTCTCCTCCATCGCCCATTCTTACGGTTCCCACGAGACTCCAACGACTCCAGGAACAACAACGTCGAGCCCTCTCAATCATCAACAACCTGCGCCACAGCCGCTGCAAATATCACAAAGTTGTTGAGCAACTACAAGCGCTCTTACAACATCCGgcagctgccgccgtccgccgtccACTTCATCTTCATTGCCGGAAGCATCCACCTCGTCAACCTCCGCTCGACCAGGCTCGAAAGCCACAACACCCTGCTCCAAAGCTCGCTAGAAGCCCTGTCGGAGATTGGAAAATCATACCCTGTGGCCCAGATGGCAGCTCTGGAGCTCGAAGGGCTGACCGAGAAATGGAAGTCGTCAAACATGCCAGAAACCGCAAAGCCTATCGGTGGACAGCGCAGGCTAGAAGAAGACATCATCAACGTCGCTCTTGATAACGACGGCAAGGTGGACAACTCGCATGCACTCTCCAACTTTTTGGACGTCAACTTTTCTCCCTTGAAAGAACTGGACGGATACTTCGACTCGTGGAACAGTCAGCAGCCTACTGTTGATTTCGATTACGGATACGTGGACCTGGGACAGGCTGGTGCTGAACGAGCTCTGGACACTAGCATGGGATGGATGTCTCATGCCGATTTTGGCGGCATAGAAGGGGGAACATATCCTTGGCTGTACAACTAA
- a CDS encoding Putative ankyrin repeat-containing domain superfamily — protein sequence MSFFLARYIMLQPHGNLPWNTNLSTLVNAVVDRVMKDDGYDIHGDKRLQYTHLLCQRAVHLPSPARHYGSWHLFEDYFQSLLFPNQSVITTESFETVVLSAKVYIKHPDAEKLVLNRLFQRGPKSLSTFKKSKKRRDDEGKPHDAPVFGSLLEASIRSENPNLTARLMNYEVDVSREKSTVNSKGKSRKGKKYYDEYFWRLALAYQDLETLKSFLEMTTRTMTPKKLAKLLLEAVCTSQTEALQILLRHQLPQLKEGDESAYHEKRELRIQVIELCLEEAIQHGESQALSVLLQSPYAITSTYFTHRWKEYWGYIDHGPEKFNDVPAETPLETAARRGDERMVRLMLSRDWSPFGERYNERADHHGRNVYSGPSHFRGLMPMIAAAMNWHIGVGIALVEGGFRCKNWRWHFLIGTVLKSRETGGFGRDKDLRPSSTTITSEHRQAWHDRDVEFWQRLVDGGGLDLRHPDKGCSCHTKQPDMPLTHPTRSAIDIGRKFVLEELRVGVDDGSSGCDGPTGPEPIPETGAETGPLFVVAVDECPTWKS from the coding sequence ATGAGtttcttcctcgcccgctACATCATGCTTCAACCTCACGGCAACCTACCCTGGAACACGAATCTCTCCACACTCGTCAACGCGGTCGTCGACAGAGTTATGAAGGACGACGGCTACGATATCCACGGAGACAAAAGACTGCAGTATACGCATCTTCTCTGCCAGAGAGCTGTGCACCTTCCAAGCCCTGCGAGACACTACGGAAGCTGGCATCTCTTTGAAGACTACTTCCAGTCTCTCCTTTTCCCCAACCAGTCTGTCATCACCACGGAGAGCTTCGAAACTGTCGTTCTCTCGGCAAAGGTTTACATCAAACACCCCGATGCCGAGAAATTGGTGCTTAATAGACTATTTCAAAGGGGACCCAAGTCACTGTCGACGTTCAAAAAGTCGAAAAAGCGACGGGATGACGAAGGAAAGCCCCATGACGCTCCTGTGTTCGGGTCCCTTTTGGAGGCGTCAATCCGCAGCGAGAACCCCAACCTGACCGCGCGACTGATGAACTACGAGGTCGACGTGTCACGGGAAAAGTCAACGGTCAACTCAAAGGGTAAGTCGAGGAAAGGCAAGAAATACTACGACGAATATTTCTGGCGGCTGGCTCTGGCATACCAGGACCTGGAAACCCTGAAATCCTTTCTCGAGATGACAACCCGGACAATGACGCCGAAGAAGCTCGCgaagctcctcctcgaggccgtgtGCACGTCTCAAACAGAAGCACTTCAAAttcttcttcggcatcaACTCCCTCAGCTCAAGGAAGGAGACGAGTCCGCCTACCACGAAAAGCGGGAGCTCCGGATTCAGGTCATCGAGCTATGCCTTGAAGAGGCTATCCAACACGGAGAATCTCAAGCACTCAGTGTGCTGCTCCAATCTCCATATGCCATCACAAGCACCTACTTCACACACCGCTGGAAAGAGTATTGGGGCTACATCGACCACGGGCCCGAGAAATTCAACGATGTCCCTGCTGAGACGCCTCTTGAGACCGCGGCCCGGCGCGGAGACGAACGAATGGTTCGGCTGATGCTTTCTCGAGACTGGAGTCCCTTTGGGGAGAGATACAACGAGAGGGCCGACCACCATGGCCGCAACGTTTATAGCGGGCCGAGTCACTTTCGAGGCCTCATGCCGATGATCGCCGCGGCGATGAACTGGCACATTGGTGTTGGAATTGCTCTAGTGGAGGGAGGCTTCAGGTGCAAGAATTGGAGGTGGCACTTCCTGATCGGAACCGTCTTGAAAAGCAGAGAGaccggcggcttcggcaggGACAAAGACCTCAGACCGTCTTCAACGACGATCACTTCGGAGCACCGGCAAGCATGGCATGACAGAGACGTGGAGTTCTGGCAGAGGCTggtcgatggtggtgggCTTGATCTGCGACATCCCGACAAGGGCTGCAGCTGTCACACGAAACAACCGGACATGCCTTTAACACACCCTACTCGTAGTGCTATCGACATTGGCAGGAAGTTTGTTCTCGAAGAACTCAGAGTCGGTGTAGACGACGGATCTAGCGGCTGTGACGGCCCAACGGGGCCAGAGCCCATCCCCGAAACCGGTGCGGAGACCGGTCCTCTTTTTGTTGTTGCAGTTGATGAATGTCCCACATGGAAATCATAA
- a CDS encoding Putative six-hairpin glycosidase superfamily, translated as MSRHSLKTSLVVFTFILSILASRGPVKHPKPYHEVSNFGQVGPIDSSGALTRDDSEPLRPRQEKTADGLTAINTFSYNGETWTAYEDIARFDGPLVLVSASGTRREIKRYVEATSVESLELNRTVRPFFDLDSANDFNLKQNDVLAERLLQDGEPIEEHVRDVINMAYGPWDTFLGNVQANDTMTLDWQATTKNYMPLVDVSEAADGTHSNYTFDGLLGGWLPSSRKIFRGVVDTTDWIEVTTFADVDSPDPQIVHLWFSIKWIKGGIVRANRFALDYKQFLPLKAHPTADDYYPALIRFADYWDSHLQDVATLELPDKSWSDMNKHAFATELVQRAGGVSPRYGAFDRDYAGSEYDGFQDIMTTSLTANLAWGRFPQAKAILENYMDWYVNDNGAIKMRGPAVPQFGMSLSLIARYVQYTGDVAFTEKYKTKILAWANMLTERQDENLKFPEDHPYYGLISGWSESDAALRWDSWRWEKPYWNNGAFAARGLKDLSKIATFEQYAQDWQTRAAQLINQTSHTLDAVIQRNLTPPYVPLLPNETTHVLEDLEEQGDASSQWWPHRVYTELLQASVLSPNLTDLVINSMQAYGITSLGVVANVTPLRADTRDILGFISYGYALTLLLQDRLDEFVLFLYSHRYHVHNRGLWIAAEVSGTGGGSSTFCQPSQFAVPILLRAALLLDHPDEEVLFVGRGVPRRWLSKGRVAIQKAPTKWGLVDLDMRLDEKAGSVTTVLGFERGPPAEVRVKLRVPEGRELKAVTVDGKAAEWQGEEVTLRLEASTKNVTVIGTF; from the coding sequence ATGTCTCGTCACTCTTTGAAAACTTCACTCGTTGTATTTACCTTCATTTTGTCCATTTTAGCAAGCAGAGGCCCGGTCAAACACCCGAAACCTTATCATGAAGTGTCAAACTTCGGTCAGGTTGGACCGATTGACTCTTCGGGTGCGTTGACACGGGACGACTCTGAGCCCCTCAGACCCCGACAAGAAAAGACCGCCGACGGACTGACTGCCATCAACACCTTCTCATACAATGGCGAGACATGGACGGCTTACGAAGATATCGCACGCTTTGATGGCCCCTTGGTTCTTGTCTCCGCCTCTGGAACGCGGCGGGAGATCAAGCGATACGTCGAGGCCACGAGCGTTGAATCGTTGGAATTGAACCGTACTGTTAGGCCCTTTTTTGATCTCGACAGTGCAAACGATTTCAACCTCAAGCAGAACGATGTGTTAGCAGAGCGCCTCCTCCAAGACGGCGAACCGATCGAAGAGCATGTTAGGGATGTCATCAACATGGCCTATGGGCCCTGGGACACTTTTCTCGGAAACGTTCAGGCGAACGACACCATGACGCTCGATTGGCAGGCCACGACGAAGAACTACATGCCTTTGGTCGACGTATCAGAGGCGGCAGACGGGACGCATTCCAATTATACATTTGACGGTCTCTTGGGCGGATGGCTTCCCTCGTCACGCAAGATCTTCCGGGGCGTCGTAGACACCACGGACTGGATTGAGGTTACTACGTTTGCGGATGTGGATTCTCCAGACCCTCAAATTGTACACCTGTGGTTCTCCATCAAATGGATCAAGGGAGGAATCGTTCGAGCCAACAGGTTCGCCCTGGACTACAAGCAGTTCTTACCCCTCAAGGCGCACCCCACGGCCGACGACTACTACCCGGCCCTGATCCGCTTTGCAGACTACTGGGACTCTCATCTACAAGACGTCGCCACTCTGGAGCTGCCAGACAAAAGCTGGTCGGACATGAACAAGCACGCCTTCGCAACAGAGCTCGTCCAGCGCGCAGGGGGTGTGTCGCCGAGATACGGCGCCTTCGACCGCGACTACGCCGGCTCCGAGTACGACGGGTTCCAAGACATCATGACCACCTCCCTCACGGCCAACCTCGCCTGGGGCCGTTTCCCACAAGCCAAGGCGATTCTCGAGAACTATATGGACTGGTACgtcaacgacaacggcgccATCAAGATGCGCGGACCAGCCGTGCCCCAGTTCGGGATGTCGCTCTCCTTGATCGCGCGCTACGTGCAGTACACCGGCGACGTCGCGTTCACGGAGAAATACAAGACGAAGATTCTCGCGTGGGCGAACATGCTCACCGAGCGCCAGGACGAGAACCTGAAGTTCCCGGAGGACCACCCGTACTACGGCCTCATCTCGGGCTGGAGCGAGTCGGATGCTGCGCTCCGATGGGACTCGTGGCGATGGGAGAAGCCGTACTGGAACAACGGCGCCTTCGCGGCGCGTGGCCTCAAGGACCTCAGCAAGATCGCGACTTTCGAGCAGTATGCCCAGGACTGGCAGACGCGGGCCGCGCAGCTCATCAACCAGACGTCCCACACTTTGGACGCCGTCATCCAGCGCAATCTGACGCCTCCGTACGTTCCGCTGTTGCCCAACGAGACGACCCATgtcctcgaggacctggaggagcagggcgACGCCTCGTCGCAGTGGTGGCCTCACCGTGTCTACAccgagctcctccaggccTCCGTTCTCTCCCCGAACCTGACCGATTTGGTCATCAACTCCATGCAGGCCTACGGGATTACCAGTCTCGGCGTCGTTGCCAACGTCACGCCGCTGCGGGCCGACACGCGCGACATCCTCGGCTTCATCTCGTACGGCTACGCGCTGACGCTGCTTCTCCAAGATCGCCTTGACGAGTTCGTGCTGTTCCTCTACTCCCACCGATATCATGTCCACAACCGCGGTCTCTGGATTGCCGCAGAGGTGTCTGGGACCGGAGGAGGCTCCAGCACGTTCTGCCAGCCGTCGCAGTTTGCAGTGCCGATCTTGCTGAGAGCCGCGCTGCTGTTGGATCATCCCGATGAGGAGGTACTGTTCGTCGGACGGGGAGTACCAAGGAGGTGGCTCAGTAAGGGCAGGGTCGCGATCCAGAAGGCACCGACGAAATGGGGactcgtcgacctcgacatgCGGTTGGACGAAAAGGCCGGCTCGGTCACGACGGTCTTGGGCTTCGAGAGGGGCCCGCCGGCGGAGGTCAGGGTCAAGCTGAGGGTGCCCGAAGGCCGAGAACTGAAGGCCGTGACTGTTGATGGCAAGGCAGCGGAGTGGCAGGGAGAGGAAGTCACTTTGCGCTTAGAAGCCTCAACCAAGAACGTCACCGTCATAGGGACTTTCTAA
- a CDS encoding Putative protein kinase-like domain superfamily, prion-inhibition and propagation, HeLo, whose product MEAAGLVIGVLGVVIAFKGALDTALLLEDFIEDNQSEPRHWALRYHIQKCRLKAWGDHWNAADEKQCALGTKSENFMRAIELILIEIKRLNEKADKLIQKHDIGHDTGAMKRRFRWYIKTNSEFRDIVEKFQDLVDDLEGFTYPSNQLQLLTKAFLPQMLAEIQNLKMLEHLSVHPPADDQTLALSAKAKLLQEQLSRPGGRAPTTIWLHKPKFELVDNDTSSVGGLGLIRETEETIRPVWVEWNVTGLGLESRLHVERMEALGKLLKGVSEPALRLPPFYGIYDDLDYELAHGIKRIGYVFGTPESVTDYDQRVHNFRSDVCENPPISLSALMASEGTAPPLLGDRFRLAFTLASAFSLFHAAGWLHKGLHSGNIQFLREVDGTVSVTQPFITGFQYSRHQNQASLSRGPLDDKKLNHYHHPDAAKGFSKRLDLYSLGVVLCEIGRWASITSKIPKERLRKMTNREAWRSYILDSRLKELGWRMGKQYQDAVRVLLECDLPDDKRLGHVFFAQEFQKKVLQPLSRCNV is encoded by the coding sequence ATGGAAGCTGCCGGCCTTGTCATCGGTGTTCTGGGAGTCGTCATAGCGTTCAAGGGAGCCCTCGACACGGCTTTACTTCTAGAAGACTTCATCGAGGACAACCAGAGCGAACCTCGGCACTGGGCGCTCCGCTACCACATTCAGAAATGCCGCCTCAAGGCTTGGGGCGACCACTGGAACGCCGCGGACGAGAAGCAATGCGCTCTCGGGACGAAATCCGAAAACTTCATGAGGGCGATCGAGTTGATCCTAATCGAAATCAAAAGGCTCAACGAAAAGGCCGACAAGCTGATCCAGAAACACGACATCGGTCATGATACCGGGGCGATGAAGCGGAGATTTCGGTGGTACATTAAGACGAACTCCGAGTTCAGGGACATCGTTGAGAAGTTCCAAGATCTAGTAGATGACCTGGAAGGATTCACTTACCCTTCAAATCAACTCCAGCTGCTTACCAAGGCATTTCTGCCGCAGATGCTGGCTGAAATCCAAAACCTCAAGATGCTCGAACATCTCTCTGTCCACCCTCCAGCCGATGATCAGACACTCGCTCTGTCCGCCAAAGCCAAACTGCTTCAGGAACAACTTTCGCGGCCGGGAGGTCGAGCGCCTACGACGATCTGGCTCCATAAACCGAAGTTTGAGCTTGTCGACAATGATACCTCGTCCGTCGGCGGTCTAGGTCTGATCAGGGAGACTGAAGAAACGATCCGTCCGGTCTGGGTAGAGTGGAATGTCACTGGTTTGGGTCTGGAATCCAGGCTTCACGTGGAACGGATGGAGGCCCTCGGAAAGCTCTTGAAAGGGGTCAGCGAGCCGgctctccgcctccccccTTTCTACGGTATATACGACGATCTGGACTACGAGCTTGCGCACGGCATCAAGCGAATCGGATACGTTTTCGGCACCCCCGAATCGGTTACGGACTATGATCAGAGAGTGCACAACTTCAGAAGCGATGTGTGCGAAAATCCGCCAATATCTCTGAGCGCATTGATGGCTAGTGAGGGTACAGCACCGCCGCTGCTTGGGGATCGCTTTCGCCTTGCATTCACACTAGCATCAGCCTTTAGTCTTTTCCATGCCGCAGGATGGCTTCACAAGGGACTGCACAGCGGCAACATCCAGTTCCTCAGAGAAGTCGACGGTACTGTTAGCGTCACCCAGCCCTTCATCACGGGTTTCCAGTACTCGCGCCATCAGAACCAGGCTTCTTTGTCCAGAGGGCCACTGGACGATAAGAAACTGAACCATTACCACCATCCAGATGCTGCGAAAGGGTTTTCCAAGCGATTGGACCTTTACAGTCTTGGTGTCGTACTCTGCGAGATCGGCCGTTGGGCTTCAATCACGAGCAAGATACCGAAGGAAAGGCTGAGAAAGATGACGAACAGAGAGGCTTGGCGCAGCTACATTCTGGATTCTCGGCTCAAAGAACTTGGGTGGCGCATGGGGAAGCAATACCAAGATGCTGTTCGAGTCCTGCTCGAGTGTGATCTGCCGGACGACAAGAGACTTGGGCATGTTTTTTTCGCTCAGGAGTTTCAGAAGAAGGTTCTTCAACCTCTCAGTAGATGCAACGTATGA